From Actinopolyspora lacussalsi, a single genomic window includes:
- a CDS encoding NAD(P)-dependent dehydrogenase (short-subunit alcohol dehydrogenase family) (product_source=COG1028; cath_funfam=3.40.50.720; cog=COG1028; pfam=PF00106; superfamily=51735) — protein MTQSDDESPAGKRALVVGGSTGIGRGIADAWAAEGMDVVVLSRSEPSDASSSNLRWEPLDLLDAAKTKERLADLAVDPLLAVCFSAVDYGAKRAPLGEVTEAEWRTQFEINLHGLWLTLSATLPALRASAPGLFVGVSSEVVHNAGPMRSGYAATKAAGSALLDSVRLEESTDEIRIVQVLPEGMVDTPGIRRRRSSDFDFSSYMTPDTFAPLAAELVRTRGAEFQGDSLVVGSGGDWRSLSSGTPVSQSRRAGS, from the coding sequence ATGACGCAGTCCGATGACGAATCCCCCGCGGGGAAGCGCGCCCTGGTTGTCGGCGGCTCCACCGGTATCGGCAGGGGAATAGCCGACGCCTGGGCCGCCGAAGGAATGGATGTCGTCGTACTCAGCCGAAGTGAACCCTCCGACGCGTCGAGCTCGAACCTTCGCTGGGAACCGTTGGATCTCCTCGATGCCGCGAAGACGAAGGAGCGGCTCGCCGACCTCGCGGTCGATCCGTTGTTGGCGGTGTGTTTCTCCGCCGTCGACTACGGGGCGAAGCGCGCTCCGCTCGGCGAGGTCACCGAAGCGGAATGGCGAACCCAGTTCGAGATAAACCTCCACGGGTTGTGGCTGACCCTGAGCGCGACGCTGCCCGCGTTGCGTGCCTCAGCTCCGGGGCTCTTCGTGGGGGTTTCCTCCGAAGTCGTCCACAACGCCGGACCGATGCGGTCCGGCTACGCCGCGACGAAGGCGGCAGGGTCGGCCCTGCTCGATTCGGTTCGGTTGGAGGAGAGCACGGACGAGATCCGGATCGTTCAGGTGCTGCCCGAGGGGATGGTGGACACCCCCGGCATACGCCGCAGGCGGTCCTCGGATTTCGACTTCAGCTCCTACATGACTCCCGACACCTTCGCGCCGCTCGCCGCTGAGCTCGTGCGAACCAGGGGAGCCGAATTCCAGGGAGACAGCCTCGTGGTCGGTTCCGGAGGCGACTGGCGTTCGCTGTCCTCGGGGACTCCCGTCTCGCAGAGTCGGAGAGCGGGATCGTGA
- a CDS encoding L-ribulose-5-phosphate 3-epimerase (product_source=KO:K03079; cath_funfam=3.20.20.150; cog=COG1082; ko=KO:K03079; pfam=PF01261; superfamily=51658) gives MTGGNPAIGLAEWRLPVRGAEAVELAASYGVRGIQLDFGGSGRGVPLDTPGRARSLRREANGSGVELLAVAGNLLNDIGLTAPERSRAARSARGAVIALLDSAVSLGVRLVLVPSFRASTIDGPEELERTVSVLRWAAEEARTRNLVLANENVLSPTTAVELFERVGSDSFRLVLDTGNPDVEGTDVPGLVRTLGPRIADQVHLKDGPLGLGDEWRGSGEIRATELSRAFARSGISVNWLILENDYRVADPRVIGLDVAAARRFADRIVPTKTGDSG, from the coding sequence GTGACCGGCGGGAATCCAGCGATCGGGCTGGCCGAGTGGCGTCTGCCGGTTCGTGGGGCCGAAGCGGTCGAGCTGGCCGCCTCCTACGGTGTCCGGGGGATCCAACTCGACTTCGGAGGTTCGGGGCGTGGGGTGCCGCTGGACACCCCCGGTAGGGCGCGCTCGCTTCGCCGGGAAGCCAACGGTTCGGGAGTCGAGTTGTTGGCGGTGGCGGGAAACCTGCTCAACGACATCGGCCTCACCGCGCCGGAGAGAAGCCGGGCGGCACGGAGTGCCCGCGGTGCGGTGATCGCGTTGCTCGACTCGGCCGTGTCTCTCGGCGTGCGACTGGTCCTTGTGCCGAGCTTTCGTGCCAGCACGATCGACGGTCCGGAAGAGTTGGAGCGGACGGTCAGCGTACTGCGGTGGGCGGCCGAGGAGGCTCGGACCCGGAACCTGGTGCTGGCCAACGAGAACGTGCTGTCGCCCACGACGGCGGTCGAACTGTTCGAGCGGGTCGGATCGGACTCGTTCAGGCTCGTGCTGGACACCGGGAACCCGGACGTGGAAGGGACGGACGTACCGGGACTCGTCCGAACCCTGGGGCCGCGTATCGCGGACCAGGTTCACCTGAAGGACGGGCCGCTCGGACTCGGAGACGAGTGGCGTGGTTCCGGAGAAATCCGCGCCACTGAACTGTCGCGCGCATTCGCGCGAAGCGGGATATCGGTGAACTGGCTGATTCTCGAGAACGACTATCGCGTCGCCGATCCCCGTGTGATCGGCCTCGATGTAGCGGCCGCTCGTCGGTTCGCGGATCGGATTGTTCCAACCAAGACCGGAGACAGCGGGTGA
- a CDS encoding sugar-phosphatase (product_source=KO:K19270; cath_funfam=3.40.50.1000; cog=COG0637; ko=KO:K19270; pfam=PF13419; superfamily=56784; tigrfam=TIGR01509), translating into MHVFLSFSALLFDMDGTLVDSTVVVERTWRRFARRHGIDASEVLADAHGRPTGETVLRFAPDGVDVARETATLVAEEVEDIEGVVQVPGAAEFLRRVPESRMAVVTSASRELAVRRMEAAGVPLPSVLVTADDISSGKPDPEGYLKAAELLGVPPSSTVVFEDAESGLLAAEAAGATPVVVGSHDRASAAGRIGIRDFHAISVAGFDEDERVGISFE; encoded by the coding sequence ATGCACGTGTTTCTGAGTTTCTCCGCCCTGTTGTTCGACATGGACGGTACGTTGGTCGACTCAACGGTCGTGGTCGAACGCACTTGGCGACGTTTCGCCCGTAGGCACGGTATCGACGCCTCGGAAGTGCTGGCCGACGCGCATGGGCGCCCCACCGGTGAGACCGTGCTGCGTTTCGCCCCCGACGGGGTGGACGTGGCGCGTGAGACCGCGACCCTCGTGGCCGAGGAAGTCGAGGACATCGAGGGTGTGGTTCAGGTGCCGGGGGCGGCGGAGTTCCTTCGCCGCGTTCCCGAATCCCGCATGGCGGTGGTTACTTCAGCCAGCCGCGAGCTGGCCGTACGGCGAATGGAGGCAGCGGGTGTACCACTCCCGAGCGTACTGGTGACCGCCGACGACATCTCCTCCGGAAAACCGGACCCCGAGGGCTACCTCAAGGCGGCGGAACTGCTGGGAGTGCCGCCGTCCTCCACGGTCGTGTTCGAGGACGCCGAATCCGGCCTGTTGGCAGCGGAGGCGGCCGGCGCGACTCCGGTGGTCGTGGGATCCCACGACCGCGCCTCCGCCGCGGGACGTATCGGAATAAGGGATTTCCACGCGATAAGTGTCGCCGGATTCGACGAGGACGAGCGGGTCGGAATATCGTTCGAATGA
- a CDS encoding L-iditol 2-dehydrogenase (product_source=KO:K00008; cath_funfam=3.90.180.10; cog=COG1063; ko=KO:K00008; pfam=PF00107,PF08240; superfamily=50129,51735; tigrfam=TIGR01202): protein MPVHEPAPGHCLVAVEHVGLCGTDLGFYTGTSSYLHTGRKSYPFVLGHEWSGEVVLTGEGVTGLREGDRVSGHNFRRCGSCAVCAAGGTFHCPYRTEMGVVGEEPGAASEYLSVPAETVHRIPDGVGNRAAALLEPCSASVHALRRLAVSGADSVAILGAGTLGLAAAQLAVSRGASVTVLDPNPRLASLAAELGTDRVADPDEVRSGNYDVVVEASGASEAVRQAIRLCGQNARLAQLGTPHGPVDAVPVDEAVGKNLVTHNVLSGADHWPQLLEEVASGNLRLEPMVDREFSFHEADKAFERLNDSGRDRPKVLLNIR, encoded by the coding sequence TTGCCAGTGCACGAGCCCGCGCCGGGCCATTGTCTCGTCGCGGTGGAACACGTCGGTCTCTGCGGCACGGATCTGGGTTTCTACACGGGTACCAGTAGCTACCTGCACACTGGTCGCAAGAGCTATCCGTTCGTACTCGGCCACGAGTGGAGCGGAGAAGTCGTCCTCACCGGCGAGGGCGTTACCGGCCTGCGGGAAGGCGATCGGGTGTCCGGGCACAACTTCAGACGTTGTGGAAGCTGTGCCGTTTGTGCGGCGGGCGGGACCTTTCACTGCCCGTACCGCACCGAGATGGGGGTTGTCGGCGAGGAGCCGGGCGCCGCCTCGGAGTATCTCTCCGTGCCCGCCGAGACGGTCCACCGGATCCCGGACGGAGTCGGTAATCGTGCTGCTGCCCTGCTGGAGCCGTGCTCCGCATCGGTACACGCCCTGCGACGGCTCGCGGTTTCCGGAGCGGACAGCGTCGCGATCCTCGGAGCCGGAACACTCGGCTTGGCGGCCGCCCAGTTGGCCGTTTCGCGAGGCGCGAGTGTGACGGTTCTCGACCCCAACCCCCGGCTCGCCTCCCTGGCAGCCGAACTGGGGACAGACCGCGTCGCGGATCCCGACGAGGTGCGCAGCGGTAACTACGACGTGGTTGTCGAGGCATCCGGTGCGAGCGAGGCGGTGCGTCAAGCGATCCGGCTCTGCGGCCAGAACGCCCGGTTGGCGCAACTCGGTACGCCCCACGGGCCGGTCGATGCCGTCCCCGTCGACGAAGCGGTGGGGAAGAACCTGGTGACGCACAATGTTCTGTCCGGCGCGGACCACTGGCCGCAATTACTGGAAGAGGTCGCTTCGGGAAATCTCCGGTTGGAACCGATGGTAGATCGAGAGTTCTCTTTCCACGAAGCGGACAAGGCATTCGAAAGGCTGAACGACAGCGGGCGGGACCGTCCGAAAGTTCTGCTGAATATCCGTTGA
- a CDS encoding NADPH:quinone reductase-like Zn-dependent oxidoreductase (product_source=COG0604; cath_funfam=3.90.180.10; cog=COG0604; pfam=PF08240,PF13602; superfamily=50129,51735): MRAVRIEETGDPEVVGIERVEDPAVGAGDVLIEVVAAGVNPIDVATRNGTVPTDLPAVLGWDVSGTVRDAGEDVTRFGVGDPVIAMSAQAATGRGTHAEYVALPESLLAPAPRELDQVEAAALPLAGLTASQTVTELGSPSNGAEELLVVGAQGAVGSLVVQLARLNGWRISTFVRPSDVTRKPPRGVLRQYSEEHPPPPAGFSAVVDTAGVPEHLRSVCDEGRYLTTTPFAQPEPSRGVRIVLIGVEQDGDELARLGTLVDEGSIEPGKPSAVVDFERADWAHRTLENGGTRGKLILVP; this comes from the coding sequence ATGCGTGCGGTAAGAATCGAGGAAACCGGGGATCCGGAGGTTGTCGGTATCGAGCGGGTCGAGGACCCCGCTGTCGGTGCCGGTGACGTTCTGATCGAGGTGGTAGCCGCCGGGGTGAACCCGATAGATGTGGCGACGCGAAACGGCACGGTGCCGACCGACCTCCCGGCCGTGCTGGGGTGGGACGTCTCCGGGACGGTGCGCGATGCGGGTGAGGACGTGACGCGGTTCGGCGTGGGGGATCCGGTCATAGCCATGTCCGCGCAGGCAGCCACCGGACGGGGAACCCACGCCGAGTACGTGGCGCTGCCCGAGAGTCTCCTGGCGCCCGCACCACGTGAGCTCGATCAGGTGGAAGCGGCTGCCTTGCCGTTGGCGGGACTGACCGCTTCCCAGACCGTGACCGAGCTCGGTTCTCCCTCCAACGGCGCGGAGGAATTGCTGGTGGTGGGGGCACAGGGCGCGGTGGGCAGCCTCGTGGTTCAACTGGCCCGGCTGAACGGCTGGCGGATCTCGACCTTCGTGCGGCCGAGCGACGTGACCCGGAAGCCGCCCCGGGGTGTGCTGCGCCAGTACTCCGAGGAACATCCACCACCTCCCGCCGGTTTCTCCGCGGTCGTCGACACCGCGGGAGTCCCGGAACACCTCCGGTCGGTGTGCGACGAGGGGAGGTACCTCACGACGACACCGTTCGCGCAACCGGAACCGAGTCGAGGAGTGCGGATCGTGCTGATCGGTGTGGAACAGGACGGTGACGAACTCGCCCGACTCGGAACTCTCGTCGACGAGGGAAGTATCGAACCGGGTAAACCCTCGGCTGTCGTCGACTTCGAGCGAGCGGACTGGGCGCATCGGACACTCGAAAACGGTGGAACCAGGGGAAAACTGATTCTGGTCCCCTGA